In one Deltaproteobacteria bacterium genomic region, the following are encoded:
- the ftsA gene encoding cell division protein FtsA, translated as MGKSELIVGLDIGTTKICAVVGELSHTGVDVVGIGTSSSTGLRKGVVVNIEQTVQSVKKALEEAELMAGCEIRSVYAGIAGSHIKGFNSHGVIAVKGGEVSARDVERVIDAAKAVAIPLDREVIHILPQEFIVDDQRGIADPLGMAGVRLEVKVHIVTGAVTSAQNIVRSCHRSGLDVEDIVLESLASAKAVLTEEEREIGVALVDIGGGTTDVAIFGNDSIRYTGVLALGGANLTNDIAFGLRTPMQSAEKIKIKYGCSMADLVGNDEVIEVPSVGGREPRRLNRNILAEICEPRMEEILALVDQEIVRSGYKKSIGAGVVLTGGSALLQGTQDLAEQIFNLPTRIGFPMGVGGLKDVVNSAQYATAVGLLMYGAEKIGAAQKIRIRDQHVFNRILTTMKKWFVDIS; from the coding sequence ATGGGCAAATCCGAATTGATCGTCGGCCTGGACATCGGGACGACTAAAATCTGCGCCGTCGTAGGCGAGCTCTCCCACACCGGGGTGGATGTGGTCGGCATCGGGACCAGCTCGTCCACGGGCCTTCGCAAGGGTGTCGTGGTCAATATCGAGCAGACCGTGCAATCCGTGAAAAAGGCCCTCGAGGAGGCCGAGCTCATGGCCGGATGCGAGATCCGGTCCGTATACGCAGGCATCGCCGGGAGTCACATCAAGGGTTTCAACAGCCACGGTGTCATCGCCGTCAAGGGCGGTGAGGTCAGTGCCCGGGACGTGGAGCGGGTTATCGACGCGGCCAAGGCCGTGGCTATTCCTCTGGACCGGGAGGTCATCCACATCCTGCCTCAGGAATTCATCGTCGACGACCAGCGGGGCATCGCCGATCCTCTTGGCATGGCCGGGGTCCGGCTGGAGGTCAAGGTCCACATCGTCACCGGGGCCGTGACCAGTGCCCAGAACATCGTCCGCTCCTGCCATAGATCCGGTCTGGACGTCGAAGACATTGTCCTCGAGTCCCTGGCATCGGCCAAGGCCGTCCTGACCGAGGAGGAGCGCGAAATCGGCGTGGCCCTCGTCGATATCGGTGGCGGGACAACAGATGTGGCCATCTTTGGCAATGACTCCATCCGCTATACCGGAGTCCTGGCCCTGGGCGGGGCCAACCTGACCAACGACATCGCCTTTGGGCTGCGCACCCCCATGCAATCGGCCGAAAAAATCAAGATCAAATACGGCTGCTCCATGGCCGACCTGGTCGGCAATGATGAGGTCATCGAGGTTCCCAGCGTCGGAGGACGCGAGCCCAGGCGCCTGAATCGGAACATCCTGGCCGAAATATGCGAGCCCAGGATGGAGGAGATTCTGGCCCTGGTCGATCAGGAGATCGTCCGATCCGGATACAAAAAAAGCATTGGAGCCGGCGTGGTCCTGACCGGAGGTTCTGCTCTGCTTCAAGGGACACAGGACCTGGCCGAACAGATATTCAATCTGCCCACCCGCATCGGATTTCCCATGGGAGTGGGCGGGCTCAAGGACGTCGTCAACAGCGCCCAGTACGCCACGGCCGTCGGCCTGCTCATGTACGGAGCCGAAAAGATCGGGGCCGCGCAGAAGATCCGGATCAGGGACCAGCACGTCTTCAACCGGATACTGACCACCATGAAAAAATGGTTTGTGGACATCAGCTGA
- the murB gene encoding UDP-N-acetylmuramate dehydrogenase: MIRLEAPCLRDLTTLRLGGRARTLYRLQSEADLGSLAELFTSERPLPMILGGGSNILALDGDHDVDLLRLEWTVGPEIVALEEDFVLVKVGGGNHLGALVRWCRDQALSGLEGLVGIPGTVGGALAGNAGAHGQDMGQILHLARFWHPAVGPVEVPRAFLDFSYRSMVWPESPGWHLATEAVLRLRPRSKEEVARKTWECLDAKRTTQPLEAWTAGCVFKNPSDIPAGFLLDRAGWRGRSLGGMRFSPKHANFLENTGQGSSTEAFCLIDEAREDIQRRHDIALQLELRVFPWP, translated from the coding sequence ATGATCCGTCTCGAAGCCCCTTGTCTGAGGGACCTGACCACGCTCCGGCTCGGAGGCAGGGCCAGAACCCTCTATCGACTTCAAAGCGAGGCAGATCTGGGTTCCCTGGCCGAACTGTTCACTTCAGAACGCCCCCTACCGATGATTCTGGGCGGCGGCAGCAACATCCTGGCCCTGGACGGGGACCACGACGTGGACCTCCTCCGTCTCGAATGGACCGTGGGCCCGGAAATCGTCGCCCTGGAAGAGGATTTCGTCCTGGTCAAGGTCGGAGGCGGAAACCATCTTGGCGCTTTGGTTCGCTGGTGCCGCGACCAAGCTCTGTCCGGGCTCGAAGGCCTGGTCGGCATCCCTGGAACCGTGGGCGGGGCCTTGGCCGGCAATGCGGGAGCCCACGGCCAGGACATGGGCCAAATCCTCCATCTTGCCCGATTCTGGCATCCAGCAGTCGGACCGGTCGAGGTTCCCCGGGCTTTTCTAGATTTCTCCTATCGCTCCATGGTTTGGCCCGAATCTCCCGGCTGGCATCTGGCCACCGAGGCTGTTCTTCGCCTGCGCCCCCGGTCTAAGGAGGAAGTAGCCCGGAAGACCTGGGAATGTCTCGACGCCAAGCGGACCACTCAACCCTTGGAGGCCTGGACCGCCGGGTGCGTCTTTAAAAATCCGTCGGACATTCCGGCCGGATTCCTCCTCGACCGGGCCGGGTGGCGGGGACGATCCCTGGGCGGGATGCGCTTTTCCCCTAAGCACGCAAACTTTCTCGAAAACACCGGACAGGGATCGTCCACCGAAGCCTTTTGTCTAATTGATGAGGCCCGGGAGGACATCCAGCGTCGCCACGACATTGCACTCCAACTTGAGCTCAGGGTGTTCCCATGGCCGTGA
- the ftsZ gene encoding cell division protein FtsZ — protein MEFLELELEDNAKIKVIGVGGGGGNAVNNMISSAMKGVTFITANTDMQALKHSKAEHKLQLGEKLTKGLGAGANPDIGRDAALESSEHIREIIGECDMVFVTAGMGGGTGTGAAPVIAQLAKEMGILTVGVVTKPFYFEGKRRILQAERGIKNLREMVDSIITIPNDRLLSLASKKATFIEMMNRADEVLFYAVKGISDLIMVTGLINLDFADVKAVMSGMGLAMMGTGIASGENRAREAAMKAITSPLLEDVTIDGAQGVLMNITCGPDLTIDECNEAASIIHEAASEDANIFFGTVFDHDIGDEMRITVIATGIEDTVSARQKTEAQASQQPETAKVTPIPTKRPVSRQVPAAAPLHPRQETPEGDCRSVRPVPAQNEDLTIPAYLRRQGKTVSPEDLKKALSTKAQPVAPGKEEFVFDEEEFEIPSFIRMQAD, from the coding sequence GTGGAATTCTTGGAACTCGAACTCGAAGACAACGCGAAGATCAAGGTCATCGGCGTCGGCGGCGGTGGGGGCAACGCCGTCAACAACATGATTTCCTCGGCCATGAAAGGGGTCACCTTCATCACGGCCAACACCGATATGCAGGCCCTCAAACACTCCAAGGCAGAGCATAAACTCCAGCTCGGTGAAAAACTGACCAAGGGCCTCGGGGCCGGGGCCAACCCGGACATCGGCCGCGATGCCGCCCTGGAAAGCTCCGAGCACATTCGGGAGATCATCGGCGAGTGCGACATGGTCTTCGTCACTGCGGGTATGGGCGGCGGCACCGGCACCGGCGCGGCCCCGGTCATTGCCCAGCTGGCCAAAGAGATGGGCATCCTGACCGTTGGCGTGGTCACCAAGCCCTTCTACTTCGAGGGCAAGCGCCGCATCCTCCAGGCCGAACGGGGCATCAAGAATCTTCGTGAGATGGTCGACAGCATCATCACCATTCCCAACGACCGCCTTCTGTCCCTGGCCTCCAAAAAGGCCACATTCATCGAGATGATGAACCGGGCCGACGAGGTCCTGTTCTACGCCGTCAAGGGCATCTCCGACCTGATCATGGTCACCGGGCTGATCAATCTGGACTTCGCCGACGTCAAGGCCGTCATGTCCGGCATGGGTCTGGCCATGATGGGCACCGGCATCGCCTCGGGCGAAAATCGGGCCCGCGAGGCGGCCATGAAGGCCATCACCAGCCCGCTTTTGGAGGACGTGACCATCGACGGCGCCCAGGGCGTTCTCATGAACATCACCTGCGGTCCCGACCTGACCATCGACGAGTGCAACGAGGCCGCGAGCATCATCCACGAGGCCGCCTCCGAGGATGCCAACATCTTCTTTGGCACGGTCTTCGACCATGACATCGGGGACGAAATGCGAATCACGGTCATCGCCACCGGCATCGAGGACACAGTCTCGGCCCGCCAGAAGACCGAAGCCCAGGCCTCCCAGCAGCCCGAAACGGCCAAAGTCACACCCATACCGACCAAACGGCCCGTTAGCAGACAGGTTCCGGCCGCAGCCCCCCTGCATCCCAGGCAGGAAACACCTGAGGGCGATTGCCGGTCTGTCCGGCCCGTTCCGGCCCAGAACGAGGATCTGACCATTCCGGCCTATCTTCGCCGCCAAGGCAAGACCGTCTCTCCAGAGGATCTCAAGAAGGCTCTATCCACCAAGGCCCAGCCCGTGGCCCCCGGCAAGGAAGAATTCGTCTTCGACGAGGAGGAGTTCGAGATACCGTCTTTCATCCGGATGCAGGCCGACTGA
- a CDS encoding FtsQ-type POTRA domain-containing protein, with protein MAVSHARKARMALPIRSSNAYRSRPDVSVVKAIGALFAFVAKAALFFILVAGISLGLLYSYRWMTTSQIFALQTIRISGNHHLRIDQVEAIAGLSRGENLLDQSVRTLQGRLMADPWVAEASVRRILPDTLIIEVKERAPAFWIRDGKTLAYADDRGRVIDRIVPGGFYSLPLLEQDPGAEDETIRRVLNMFEARAMPCTLREVTLIRNAPGGFVHLFLGEAGPWIVVDTTNAARGNRALSAVWQDLRARGELDMVAEVMALGDKVWVKFKENEV; from the coding sequence ATGGCCGTGAGTCACGCCAGAAAGGCCCGCATGGCCCTCCCCATCCGGTCGAGCAATGCCTATCGAAGCCGTCCCGACGTCTCCGTCGTCAAAGCCATCGGAGCCCTGTTCGCCTTTGTCGCCAAGGCTGCCCTGTTCTTCATCCTCGTGGCCGGCATAAGCCTTGGACTTCTCTATTCCTACCGGTGGATGACCACCAGCCAGATCTTCGCCCTCCAGACCATCCGAATTTCCGGAAACCACCATTTACGGATCGACCAAGTCGAGGCCATTGCCGGACTGAGCCGGGGGGAGAACCTTTTGGATCAGAGCGTCCGAACGCTTCAGGGCCGACTGATGGCCGACCCGTGGGTGGCCGAGGCCTCGGTCAGACGAATTCTTCCCGATACACTGATTATCGAAGTCAAGGAACGCGCTCCGGCCTTCTGGATACGGGACGGCAAGACCTTGGCCTATGCCGACGACAGAGGGCGGGTCATCGATCGAATTGTTCCGGGTGGTTTCTATTCTTTGCCTCTGCTCGAACAAGATCCCGGGGCCGAAGACGAAACGATCCGGCGTGTTCTGAACATGTTCGAGGCCAGGGCCATGCCCTGCACCCTTAGGGAGGTCACCTTGATCCGCAACGCCCCAGGTGGATTCGTCCATCTATTCCTCGGCGAGGCCGGGCCATGGATCGTTGTGGACACCACCAACGCCGCACGTGGCAACCGGGCCCTTTCTGCTGTCTGGCAGGATCTTCGGGCTCGGGGGGAACTGGACATGGTCGCCGAAGTCATGGCCTTGGGAGACAAGGTCTGGGTTAAATTCAAAGAAAATGAGGTGTGA